One genomic region from Salvia hispanica cultivar TCC Black 2014 chromosome 2, UniMelb_Shisp_WGS_1.0, whole genome shotgun sequence encodes:
- the LOC125204418 gene encoding putative HVA22-like protein g codes for MIGEFVNSCLILVLGYAYPAFQCFKTVEKNRVEIPELRFWCQYWILVAIITILERIGDVFISWLPMYGEMKLALFIYLWYPKTKGSGYVYKTLLRPYVSRHETDIDRSLIEFRERAWNLAIYYWQNCTELGSTKILQFLQFVSSQAGRSENQGNQRRPSTTPEPSAPPVGFMRKSKRGPPPPPSGGSTSYFSQAPVSESIKVELHNEHFIRPEDVIVSNLDIGGGSKEKFGLDKDVKTTRHRLRRFIDGN; via the exons ATGATTGGAGAATTCGTCAACAGTTGCTTAAT ATTGGTTCTAGGATATGCATATCCTGCTTTCCAATGTTTCAAGACGGTAGAGAAAAACAGAGTTGAAATTCCGGAGCTGCGGTTTTGGTGTCAATATTG GATACTTGTTGCTATTATCACAATTCTAGAGAGAATTGGGGATGTATTTATTTCATG GTTGCCAATGTATGGAGAGATGAAATTGGCGCTCTTCATCTATCTATGGTATCCCAAAACTAAG GGTTCGGGATACGTATACAAAACCTTGTTGCGACCATACGTATCAAGGCACGAGACAGATATCGATAGAAGTTTAATAGAATTCCGAGAGAGAGCATGGAACTTAGCAATCTACTATTGGCAAAACTGCACTGAGCTTGGTTCCACCAAAATCCtccaatttcttcaatttgtgTCTTCACAAGCTGGAAGGAGTGAG AATCAGGGGAACCAACGACGTCCTAGCACCACTCCTGAACCCAGCGCACCGCCGGTGGGTTTCATGAGAAAGAGCAAGCGGGGCCCACCACCTCCTCCATCGGGAGGGTCCACCTCGTATTTCAGCCAGGCGCCCGTGTCGGAGTCGATCAAAGTGGAGCTGCACAATGAGCACTTTATTAGGCCTGAGGATGTGATTGTTTCTAATTTGGACATTGGTGGTGGGTCTAAAGAGAAATTTGGTTTGGACAAGGATGTTAAGACGACTAGGCATAGGCTTAGGCGATTCATAGATGGCAATTAG